A region from the Salidesulfovibrio onnuriiensis genome encodes:
- the pspA gene encoding phage shock protein PspA has translation MGIFTRFKDIVSSNLNSMLDRAEDPEKMIRLMIQEMEETMVELKAGCAGLMADRKRIGREHDEVLSRMQVWEDRARLAVEKGREDLAREALMEKHRLGDVLEGLENEQNRFDALVEQSREDLAQLEEKLESARERQRSLVKRHIRAGERVRARNDISRSQSNDVMMRFDRFEARVERMEAEAELAGPSRNRSLEDEFSLLEGSDQIEAELEALRQARGGEAKAEPKK, from the coding sequence ATGGGTATTTTCACTCGTTTCAAGGATATCGTCAGTTCCAATCTCAACTCCATGCTGGACCGCGCCGAGGACCCGGAAAAGATGATCCGGCTCATGATCCAGGAGATGGAGGAGACCATGGTGGAGCTCAAGGCCGGATGCGCCGGGCTCATGGCCGACCGCAAGCGCATTGGCCGCGAGCATGACGAGGTGCTTTCGCGCATGCAGGTGTGGGAAGACCGCGCCCGGCTGGCCGTGGAAAAGGGGCGCGAGGATCTGGCCCGCGAAGCCCTGATGGAGAAGCATCGCCTGGGTGATGTTCTCGAAGGTCTGGAAAACGAGCAGAACCGCTTCGACGCCCTTGTCGAGCAGTCCCGCGAAGATCTGGCTCAGCTTGAAGAAAAGCTGGAGAGCGCCCGCGAACGCCAGCGCAGCCTGGTCAAGCGCCATATCCGCGCCGGGGAGCGCGTGCGCGCACGTAATGACATCAGCCGTTCCCAGTCCAACGACGTCATGATGCGTTTTGATCGTTTCGAGGCCCGTGTGGAACGCATGGAAGCCGAAGCCGAGCTGGCCGGTCCCAGCCGGAACCGCAGCCTCGAGGACGAGTTTTCCCTGCTGGAGGGCAGCGACCAGATCGAAGCCGAGCTGGAAGCGCTCAGGCAGGCCCGGGGCGGCGAAGCAAAGGCCGAGCCCAAGAAGTAG
- the pspF gene encoding phage shock protein operon transcriptional activator has product MNHITHSPPSEAVGQSESFLKFQEQLSLAARADRSVLIIGERGTGKELAAAKLHYLSRRWDGPFIPLNCAALAQPLLDSELFGHEAGAFTGAAARRKGRFEAADNGTLFLDEIANLSKEAQEKILRAVEYGVFERVGGVAPVSVNVRVVGATNEDLPSLAGDGKFKRDLLDRISFEVLTLPPLREREGDIELLAYHFAGRMAVEMGFSGVPDFSEQAINSLLSHSWPGNVRELKNVVERAVYRSDGDLVDDIVLDPFESPFRPASPKAPQDKPAPREPARTGADLGTPLREALCALEKAYLDQALAKTKHNQRRAADLLGMTYHQFRGLYRKHSATDTK; this is encoded by the coding sequence ATGAACCACATCACCCACTCTCCTCCTAGCGAAGCCGTGGGGCAGTCAGAGTCTTTCCTGAAATTCCAGGAACAATTGTCTCTGGCTGCCCGCGCGGATCGTTCCGTCCTCATCATCGGCGAACGCGGCACGGGCAAGGAACTTGCCGCCGCGAAACTCCACTATCTGTCCCGCCGCTGGGACGGACCGTTCATCCCGCTCAACTGCGCTGCCCTGGCGCAACCGCTCCTGGACTCCGAACTCTTCGGGCATGAGGCCGGGGCGTTCACGGGCGCCGCCGCCCGGCGCAAGGGCAGGTTCGAGGCCGCAGACAATGGGACCCTGTTTCTGGATGAAATCGCCAACCTCTCCAAGGAGGCCCAGGAAAAAATCCTGCGGGCCGTGGAATACGGCGTGTTCGAACGGGTGGGCGGCGTTGCGCCCGTCAGCGTGAACGTGCGGGTGGTGGGAGCCACCAACGAGGATCTGCCCTCGCTGGCAGGGGACGGGAAATTCAAGAGGGACTTGCTGGACCGGATCAGCTTCGAGGTGCTGACCCTGCCGCCGCTCCGGGAACGCGAAGGCGACATCGAACTGCTGGCCTATCACTTTGCCGGACGCATGGCCGTGGAGATGGGCTTCTCCGGGGTGCCGGACTTTTCCGAACAGGCCATAAACAGCCTGCTCAGCCACTCCTGGCCGGGCAACGTGCGCGAGCTCAAGAACGTGGTGGAGCGGGCCGTGTACCGAAGCGATGGCGACCTGGTGGACGACATCGTGCTCGACCCGTTCGAATCCCCCTTCCGCCCGGCATCACCGAAAGCGCCGCAGGACAAACCCGCGCCGCGGGAACCGGCCCGAACAGGGGCAGACCTGGGCACCCCGCTCAGGGAAGCGTTGTGCGCGCTGGAAAAAGCCTATCTCGACCAGGCCCTGGCCAAGACGAAACACAACCAGCGCCGGGCCGCGGACCTGCTGGGCATGACCTACCACCAATTCCGGGGGCTTTACCGCAAGCATTCGGCAACGGATACAAAATAA
- a CDS encoding class I SAM-dependent methyltransferase, producing the protein MTRSEELRQLVEAIGVENIWRPICDDEGNMLVSGAGHEDESLPEAPPSHIDFQGKTVVDLGCNVGTFVCRAARLGARRASGVDIDSNLVRCAEILADQEGVDNVDFMVCDFNSPPEEKYDVAMMFDIIGNTTIGNGHMHRFMEIMEKWAGRELIISLKPVCRSNKHFGKSPEEFCELFPTCNMEGERFYPVREAVDFLGARGWELRTELPEDYERCGMKMLLHFVRN; encoded by the coding sequence ATGACTCGAAGTGAAGAACTGCGGCAATTGGTAGAGGCCATCGGCGTCGAGAACATCTGGCGTCCCATCTGCGACGACGAGGGCAACATGCTTGTGTCCGGTGCCGGGCACGAAGACGAGAGCCTGCCCGAGGCCCCTCCCTCCCATATTGATTTTCAGGGCAAGACCGTGGTGGACCTGGGCTGCAATGTGGGCACCTTCGTGTGCCGGGCCGCCCGCCTCGGAGCGCGCCGCGCCTCGGGCGTGGATATCGACTCCAACCTGGTGCGTTGCGCCGAGATCCTGGCCGACCAGGAGGGTGTGGACAATGTGGACTTTATGGTTTGCGACTTCAATTCCCCGCCCGAGGAAAAATACGATGTGGCCATGATGTTTGACATCATCGGCAACACCACCATCGGCAACGGGCACATGCACCGGTTCATGGAGATCATGGAAAAGTGGGCAGGCAGGGAGCTGATCATTTCCCTCAAGCCGGTGTGCCGGTCGAACAAGCACTTCGGGAAGAGCCCGGAGGAGTTCTGCGAGCTGTTTCCCACCTGCAACATGGAGGGGGAACGCTTTTATCCGGTGCGCGAGGCAGTTGATTTTCTGGGAGCCCGAGGCTGGGAACTTCGGACGGAACTGCCCGAAGACTACGAGCGCTGCGGCATGAAGATGCTGCTGCATTTCGTGCGCAACTGA
- a CDS encoding YgaP family membrane protein produces MTVERILRGVAGFVILASLTLAMTHHKNWLLLTLFVGLNLLQSAFTNWCPLMSILRYFGVKQG; encoded by the coding sequence ATGACCGTGGAAAGAATTTTGCGGGGCGTGGCCGGGTTCGTGATCCTTGCGAGCTTGACCCTGGCCATGACCCATCATAAGAATTGGCTGTTGCTCACGTTGTTCGTGGGGCTCAATCTCTTGCAATCCGCCTTTACCAACTGGTGTCCGCTTATGTCCATCCTGCGGTATTTCGGCGTGAAACAGGGCTAG
- a CDS encoding bacteriohemerythrin → MPRLEWNDSLSIGIYRVDSQHMRLIEVANDFLRTAGEGRDGEAIQTTLTRLREYTVNHFRDEEAYMREIHYPRLARHQEEHRNLVQRVKQFQRDLYEQRDITVEVMRDFLREWLVGHIINSDLKIAEWLRAEEESRARQEQETKSGGAE, encoded by the coding sequence ATGCCCAGACTTGAGTGGAACGACTCGTTGAGCATTGGGATATACCGCGTCGACAGCCAGCACATGCGGCTGATCGAGGTGGCCAACGATTTTCTCAGGACCGCCGGGGAGGGGCGTGACGGGGAGGCCATCCAGACGACACTGACGCGTTTGCGGGAATATACCGTGAATCATTTTCGTGACGAAGAGGCCTACATGCGGGAAATCCATTATCCGCGTCTCGCCAGGCACCAGGAAGAGCACCGGAATCTGGTGCAGCGGGTCAAGCAGTTCCAGCGCGACCTTTACGAGCAGCGGGATATCACCGTCGAGGTTATGCGGGATTTCCTCAGGGAGTGGCTGGTGGGCCATATCATCAATTCCGATCTCAAGATCGCCGAATGGCTTCGCGCCGAAGAGGAGAGCCGGGCCAGGCAGGAGCAGGAAACGAAATCCGGGGGCGCGGAATGA
- a CDS encoding methyl-accepting chemotaxis protein → MNRFLKLRSIATEFCATISLLLVALVAALVLYINSTSYKMVMETQLKDMRQLNQSALFALEEYLSRYEILAETLAANPSVVTALSYGNAGRAKGFVQKVVEADKGIVSAMAFRSNGKVLTGWANGDKDLTGSDVSGQPFFKAVMEEKRKSFISAQPTMGEHGNVFYLACKIHDAGGIVIGIDFNTFTDRFIKTLSIGTDGYAYMMTGDGTIIQHPTAKNIGNRSSVIDQLLPVQKEGKLDYLFYNYKGRDKVQTFRAEPQTGWLISITVYVDDLTAVANTQRLVIIGAGAVGLGLIIVLLVWGFRRSVGRPVRRIIEYANHIASGNFHAELEGNFKYELAELASHLDKMSAELKEKFGFVQGVLDGIILPCVVMDTKGCMTYLNQDFLDLLGKPGTPEDYMGACQDTTMYGESGQHALAQRALEEEQLLREERTVTMEDGREVILDISATPIYNLDGKLIGVFSIFYDMTSVRAAEESIRRHNERIAAAAERATEISQRLNASANSLAEQLEDSRRGAQVQKERTGENATAMEEMNATVLEVARNAGTAAENANLASDKARTGAQVVEQAVEAINRVKGQSESLSSVMRELGQQAGEIGQVLQVINDIADQTNLLALNAAIEAARAGDAGRGFAVVADEVRKLAEKTVNATKEVGDVISRIQEGTAAAVRDTETATKAVGESTDLTWQSGEVLKEILEVVESTSSEVSAIATAAEQQSAASEEISRGTAEIDDISSQTMEAMVVSSRAVKELEEQAQELRDLILSMQD, encoded by the coding sequence ATGAATCGCTTTTTGAAATTGCGGAGCATCGCCACGGAATTCTGTGCAACGATCTCCCTGTTGCTCGTCGCTCTTGTAGCTGCATTGGTTTTGTATATCAACTCCACCAGCTACAAGATGGTCATGGAAACCCAGCTCAAGGATATGCGCCAGCTCAACCAGAGCGCGCTCTTTGCCCTTGAGGAATATCTTTCCCGTTACGAGATCCTGGCCGAAACCCTGGCCGCCAACCCGTCCGTTGTCACCGCGCTTTCCTACGGCAATGCGGGACGGGCCAAGGGCTTTGTCCAGAAGGTGGTGGAGGCCGACAAGGGCATTGTCAGCGCCATGGCCTTCCGGAGCAACGGCAAGGTGCTCACGGGCTGGGCCAATGGAGACAAGGACCTGACCGGTTCGGATGTTTCCGGCCAGCCCTTTTTCAAGGCCGTCATGGAGGAGAAGCGGAAGTCCTTCATTTCGGCGCAGCCGACCATGGGCGAGCACGGCAACGTCTTTTACCTGGCCTGCAAGATTCATGATGCGGGCGGTATCGTCATCGGTATCGATTTCAATACGTTCACGGACCGGTTCATCAAGACCTTGAGCATCGGCACGGACGGATACGCCTACATGATGACCGGCGACGGGACGATCATCCAGCATCCCACCGCAAAGAATATCGGCAACCGTTCCAGCGTCATCGATCAGCTGCTTCCCGTGCAGAAGGAAGGCAAGCTCGATTACCTGTTCTACAACTACAAGGGGCGCGACAAGGTCCAGACCTTCCGGGCCGAACCCCAGACCGGGTGGCTCATCAGCATCACCGTGTATGTGGACGACCTGACCGCGGTGGCCAATACGCAGCGCCTGGTCATCATCGGGGCGGGCGCGGTCGGATTGGGCTTGATCATCGTGCTTCTCGTCTGGGGCTTCCGCCGCAGCGTGGGCAGGCCCGTGCGCCGCATCATCGAATACGCCAACCACATTGCCAGCGGCAATTTTCACGCCGAGCTCGAGGGCAATTTCAAGTACGAACTGGCCGAGCTGGCCTCCCATCTGGACAAGATGAGCGCCGAACTCAAGGAAAAGTTCGGGTTCGTGCAGGGCGTGCTGGACGGCATCATCCTGCCCTGCGTTGTCATGGATACCAAAGGGTGCATGACCTACCTGAATCAGGATTTCCTGGATCTCCTGGGCAAGCCCGGCACCCCGGAGGATTACATGGGGGCCTGCCAGGACACCACAATGTACGGCGAGTCCGGCCAGCATGCCCTGGCACAACGGGCTTTGGAGGAAGAGCAACTGTTGCGGGAGGAGCGAACCGTGACCATGGAGGACGGCCGGGAGGTCATCCTCGATATCAGCGCCACGCCTATCTACAACCTGGACGGCAAGCTCATCGGCGTGTTCTCCATTTTCTATGACATGACCTCTGTCCGCGCCGCCGAGGAAAGCATCCGCAGGCACAACGAGCGCATTGCCGCCGCTGCGGAACGGGCCACGGAGATCTCCCAGCGCCTCAATGCCTCGGCCAATTCCCTTGCCGAACAGCTTGAGGATTCCCGGCGAGGCGCACAGGTCCAGAAGGAACGCACCGGCGAGAACGCCACGGCCATGGAAGAGATGAACGCCACGGTCCTGGAGGTGGCCCGCAACGCGGGCACCGCGGCCGAAAACGCCAACTTGGCCAGCGACAAGGCCCGGACCGGCGCGCAGGTAGTGGAGCAGGCCGTAGAGGCCATCAACCGGGTCAAGGGCCAGTCCGAAAGCCTGAGTTCGGTCATGCGCGAGCTGGGGCAACAGGCCGGGGAGATCGGCCAGGTGCTTCAGGTCATCAACGACATTGCGGACCAGACCAACCTGCTGGCGCTCAACGCCGCCATCGAGGCCGCACGCGCGGGCGACGCCGGACGCGGCTTTGCCGTGGTGGCCGACGAGGTGCGCAAGCTTGCGGAAAAGACCGTCAACGCCACCAAGGAGGTGGGGGACGTGATCAGCCGCATCCAGGAAGGCACGGCCGCAGCGGTTCGCGATACCGAGACCGCCACCAAGGCGGTGGGCGAGAGCACGGACCTGACCTGGCAGTCCGGCGAGGTGCTCAAGGAAATCCTGGAGGTGGTGGAAAGCACTTCCTCGGAAGTTTCCGCCATTGCCACTGCCGCGGAGCAGCAGTCCGCCGCTTCCGAGGAGATCAGCCGGGGGACGGCCGAGATCGACGACATCTCGAGCCAAACCATGGAGGCCATGGTGGTTTCCAGCCGCGCGGTTAAGGAGCTCGAGGAGCAGGCCCAGGAACTGCGCGACCTGATTCTGTCCATGCAGGACTGA
- a CDS encoding M14/M99 family metallopeptidase, which yields MFLAVPASAGSWEYVFFKGTQYPLKVVSITGDLPGPTVMVQGGIQGDETSGFVTAQLLSRSRVLRGNLIVLPRANVPSINLRKRQINVDMNRRFDRDYNRFYEDRVARVIRFLLAKSDAFIHLHEGSGFYNPTYIDNLRNPKRYGQSIIVDTLVWKGSKRIELGRTASEVLERINTDIPSSDYKFKLFNTKTFDTATSYPEMRKSLTCYALAEHNIPAMAVEVSKDIIQLDWKVRHQLLATTMLLSHFGVDVVLPEFSSKDVLAYARKSVGVKVNGRSINNGSTIRLAPGATLAVEPMQRGLDEFEPAVALFASDRPGVNLLDAQRMVLEPFSQLELRVDGSRVARANVKWTGPMPSSPGEDAPTFVCWLNGTPTFVRHGEVLRSVLGDQLILEGIWGSRKREIVNLKGFVAIPWDNNGQDLGWEIILDPGNFLRRYALDSDREGAVRFKVVRETPGEKEAYFYVDIAPRRVHALRLADSKGNPLLIPWTRNGLYRLPEGEYLLEEAWSNGPNNKLITEADGVPLHPGDHFMVTGEKGTQLMVRQATTFGELGSMTFSSPRMAQQDTGRSLTY from the coding sequence TTGTTCCTGGCTGTCCCGGCCTCCGCCGGGTCCTGGGAATATGTCTTTTTCAAGGGAACCCAGTATCCCCTCAAGGTGGTCTCCATTACCGGCGACCTGCCTGGCCCTACCGTCATGGTCCAGGGGGGCATCCAGGGCGACGAAACCTCGGGTTTCGTGACCGCCCAACTTCTTTCCCGCTCCCGGGTCCTTCGCGGCAACCTCATCGTGCTTCCCCGCGCCAATGTTCCCTCCATCAATCTGCGCAAGCGGCAGATCAATGTGGACATGAACAGGCGTTTTGACAGGGACTACAACAGATTCTACGAAGATCGCGTGGCCCGGGTCATCCGCTTCCTGCTGGCCAAGAGCGATGCCTTCATCCATCTGCACGAAGGCAGCGGGTTCTATAACCCCACCTACATCGACAACCTGCGCAATCCCAAGCGCTACGGTCAGTCCATCATTGTGGACACCCTGGTTTGGAAGGGCAGCAAGCGCATTGAACTGGGCCGCACCGCAAGCGAGGTCCTGGAGCGCATCAACACGGATATCCCGTCCAGCGACTACAAGTTCAAGCTGTTCAACACCAAGACGTTCGACACGGCCACCAGCTACCCGGAAATGCGCAAGTCCCTGACCTGCTACGCCCTTGCCGAGCACAATATCCCGGCCATGGCCGTGGAGGTCAGCAAGGACATCATCCAGCTGGATTGGAAGGTGCGCCATCAACTGCTGGCCACGACCATGCTTCTGTCCCACTTTGGCGTGGACGTCGTCCTTCCCGAATTCTCCTCCAAGGATGTGCTGGCCTACGCGCGAAAGAGCGTGGGCGTGAAGGTCAACGGGCGCTCCATAAACAACGGGTCCACCATCCGCCTGGCCCCGGGCGCGACCCTGGCGGTGGAACCCATGCAAAGGGGTCTGGACGAATTCGAGCCCGCCGTGGCCCTGTTCGCCTCGGACCGCCCCGGCGTGAATCTTCTTGATGCCCAGCGCATGGTGCTTGAGCCCTTTTCGCAGCTGGAACTGCGCGTGGACGGCAGCCGCGTGGCCCGGGCCAACGTGAAATGGACCGGCCCCATGCCTTCGAGTCCGGGCGAGGACGCGCCCACCTTTGTCTGCTGGCTCAACGGCACTCCCACCTTCGTGCGTCATGGCGAGGTGCTCCGTTCCGTGCTGGGCGACCAGCTCATCCTGGAGGGCATCTGGGGCAGCCGAAAGCGGGAGATCGTCAACCTGAAAGGGTTTGTGGCCATTCCCTGGGACAACAACGGCCAGGATCTGGGGTGGGAGATCATCTTGGATCCGGGTAACTTTCTGCGTCGCTATGCCCTGGATTCCGACCGCGAGGGTGCCGTGCGCTTCAAGGTGGTGCGAGAAACCCCCGGGGAAAAAGAAGCGTATTTCTATGTGGATATCGCGCCGCGCCGGGTGCATGCCCTGCGGCTGGCGGATTCCAAGGGCAATCCCCTGCTCATTCCCTGGACCCGCAACGGCCTGTACCGGCTGCCCGAGGGCGAATACCTGCTGGAGGAGGCCTGGAGCAACGGTCCCAACAACAAGCTGATCACCGAAGCCGACGGCGTGCCGCTCCATCCGGGCGACCACTTCATGGTGACGGGGGAAAAAGGCACCCAGCTCATGGTGCGTCAGGCGACCACGTTCGGCGAACTGGGCAGCATGACCTTTTCCTCGCCGCGCATGGCCCAGCAGGACACCGGCCGGTCCCTGACCTACTAG
- a CDS encoding L,D-transpeptidase family protein — protein sequence MRALLAILFLVVMTGAAAAEGWKPTLSSHEWAPQRILAIDKDAQTLFLLEHKSPFRAVRELPCTTGQAEGDKMVRGDLRTPEGVYFLGAKIRRPLGWELYGNLAYSLNYPNPVDRIKGKTGSGIWLHGRGKELAPRDTRGCIALKVPDLQSLGSGLVKGTPVVVAKDVNWIPDPGSDADTASLLADKVRAWASDWQARNDAFFDYFDPVSFTLSGSGDFAHFRNSKERIFSRTPWIQVMVANVHAIQGPDYWVTWFDQYYRAPNMSQTVGKRLYWQQDSKGRWRVVAREYSRASEDLAPAYLAAATQRVTAMLADWGRAWEEGALESYMKYYASDASQGGRKGHSDIMGYKKTLWEEKPPARVSISDLKVFPDPRGIRVAFVQEYEDKTGYSDRGMKTLVLAPAGDDWKIQSEEWRRL from the coding sequence ATGAGGGCACTACTCGCGATACTATTCCTGGTTGTCATGACCGGGGCGGCCGCGGCCGAAGGGTGGAAACCGACGCTCAGCTCCCATGAGTGGGCGCCGCAGCGCATTCTTGCCATCGACAAGGATGCGCAGACCCTGTTCCTGCTGGAGCACAAGAGCCCGTTCCGGGCCGTGCGCGAGCTGCCCTGCACCACGGGGCAGGCCGAGGGCGACAAGATGGTGCGCGGCGACCTGCGCACCCCCGAGGGCGTCTATTTCCTGGGAGCCAAAATTCGCCGCCCCCTGGGGTGGGAGCTTTACGGCAACCTAGCCTATTCCCTCAACTACCCGAACCCGGTAGACCGCATCAAGGGCAAGACCGGTTCCGGCATCTGGCTGCATGGCCGGGGCAAGGAGCTTGCCCCGCGCGACACCCGCGGCTGTATCGCCCTCAAGGTGCCCGACCTCCAGTCCCTGGGGAGCGGGCTTGTCAAAGGCACCCCCGTGGTGGTGGCCAAGGACGTGAACTGGATCCCCGATCCCGGCAGCGACGCGGACACCGCCTCCCTGCTGGCGGACAAGGTCCGTGCCTGGGCCTCGGACTGGCAGGCCCGCAATGACGCCTTTTTCGATTATTTCGATCCCGTGTCCTTCACCCTGTCCGGCAGCGGCGACTTTGCCCACTTCCGGAACAGCAAGGAGCGCATCTTCAGCCGGACCCCCTGGATCCAGGTCATGGTGGCCAACGTACACGCCATTCAGGGGCCGGACTACTGGGTGACCTGGTTCGACCAGTACTATCGCGCCCCGAACATGTCCCAGACCGTGGGCAAGCGCCTGTACTGGCAGCAGGACTCGAAAGGCCGGTGGCGGGTGGTGGCCCGCGAATATTCCCGCGCCTCCGAGGATCTGGCCCCGGCCTATCTTGCCGCAGCCACCCAAAGGGTGACCGCCATGCTGGCGGATTGGGGCAGGGCCTGGGAGGAGGGAGCGCTTGAATCCTACATGAAGTATTATGCTTCCGATGCCTCGCAGGGCGGCCGGAAAGGCCATTCGGACATCATGGGATACAAAAAAACATTGTGGGAGGAAAAGCCTCCTGCTAGAGTAAGCATTAGCGATCTGAAGGTTTTTCCCGATCCGAGAGGAATACGTGTTGCCTTTGTGCAGGAGTATGAAGACAAGACCGGGTATTCCGACCGGGGCATGAAGACCCTGGTTCTGGCGCCTGCCGGTGACGATTGGAAGATACAGAGCGAGGAGTGGAGAAGGCTTTAA
- the pyrE gene encoding orotate phosphoribosyltransferase gives MNDYKKRLAQMLMTLSYREGEVTLTSGKKSDYYFDCKQTALHPEGSWLIGMCFLDLLKGYKEVKGVGGMTLGADPLVSSVTVLSHVEGRSLPGFIIRKKPKGHGTNQYLEGLQNFEPGAKVALLEDVVTTGGTLVTAAERVRDAGLEISAVLTVLDREEGGRENLAKAGLKLDAIFTRGELLEAAK, from the coding sequence ATGAACGATTACAAGAAACGACTGGCCCAGATGTTGATGACCCTTTCCTATAGGGAAGGGGAGGTGACGCTGACCTCGGGCAAGAAGAGCGACTACTACTTCGACTGCAAGCAGACGGCCCTGCACCCCGAGGGGAGCTGGCTCATCGGCATGTGCTTCCTGGATCTGCTCAAGGGCTACAAGGAAGTGAAGGGCGTGGGCGGCATGACCCTGGGCGCGGACCCGCTGGTGTCTTCCGTGACCGTGCTTTCCCATGTGGAGGGTCGGTCCCTGCCCGGTTTCATCATCCGCAAGAAACCCAAGGGGCACGGCACCAACCAGTACCTGGAAGGCTTGCAGAACTTCGAGCCGGGCGCCAAGGTGGCCCTGCTGGAAGACGTGGTCACCACCGGTGGGACGCTGGTGACCGCCGCCGAACGTGTCCGCGACGCGGGTCTGGAGATTTCCGCCGTGCTGACCGTTCTGGACCGCGAGGAAGGCGGACGCGAGAACCTGGCCAAGGCCGGGCTCAAGCTGGACGCGATCTTCACGCGCGGCGAATTGCTTGAAGCAGCAAAATAA
- the purB gene encoding adenylosuccinate lyase gives MLERYSRPEMAALWTLENKFRVWLEVELAVCEVWNELGRISDDALAEIKDKADFDLDRILEIEQTTKHDVIAFLTAVEEKVGPRSRYIHLGCTSSDIVDTANGVLLSRSAAIIAQGIDRLLDVLEKLAFEHKGLICMGRTHGIHAEPTTYGLKFAGFHAEFQRHRERFEAARKSISVGKLSGAVGTFAHLSPELEEKTCAKLGLVADPHSTQIVQRDRYAQFFTSLAIMAGGIERLGVELRHLQRTEVLEVEEGFSKGQKGSSAMPHKKNPISAENLCGLSRLIRSNSLAAMENQALWHERDISHSSVERCIMPDTTALIDYMLHRMCGVLERLVVKKDNIERNLFGSFGLFYSQRVLGKLIDSGLRRQTAYEMVQKVAMQCWENKIQFETQIRKDAEINEHLMANDLDEAFDPNYYKRYEDAIFERVFGKSK, from the coding sequence ATGTTGGAGCGTTATTCAAGGCCGGAAATGGCCGCCCTGTGGACCCTGGAAAACAAGTTCCGTGTCTGGCTGGAAGTGGAACTGGCCGTATGCGAGGTGTGGAACGAGTTGGGGCGTATTTCCGATGACGCCCTGGCCGAGATCAAGGATAAGGCCGATTTCGATCTGGACCGGATCCTGGAGATCGAGCAAACCACCAAACACGATGTCATCGCCTTTCTCACCGCAGTGGAGGAAAAGGTCGGGCCCCGGTCCCGGTACATCCACCTCGGCTGCACCTCGTCCGATATCGTGGACACGGCCAACGGTGTGCTGCTGTCCCGTTCCGCAGCCATCATCGCCCAGGGCATCGACCGCCTTCTGGACGTGCTGGAAAAGCTGGCCTTCGAGCACAAGGGGCTCATCTGCATGGGCCGCACCCACGGCATCCATGCCGAACCCACCACCTACGGCCTGAAGTTCGCCGGGTTCCATGCCGAATTCCAGCGCCACCGCGAGCGTTTCGAGGCGGCCCGCAAGAGCATTTCCGTGGGCAAGCTTTCCGGCGCGGTGGGCACCTTCGCCCATCTGAGCCCCGAGCTGGAGGAAAAGACCTGCGCCAAGCTCGGCCTGGTCGCGGACCCGCATTCCACCCAGATCGTGCAGCGCGACCGCTACGCCCAGTTCTTCACCTCCCTGGCCATCATGGCCGGGGGCATCGAGCGCCTGGGAGTGGAGCTGCGCCACCTGCAGCGCACCGAAGTGCTTGAGGTGGAGGAAGGCTTCTCCAAGGGGCAGAAGGGCTCTTCGGCCATGCCGCACAAAAAGAATCCCATTTCCGCGGAAAATCTCTGCGGCCTGTCCCGGCTGATCCGGTCCAATTCCCTGGCCGCCATGGAAAATCAGGCCCTGTGGCACGAGCGGGATATCAGCCACTCCTCGGTGGAGCGCTGCATCATGCCCGACACCACCGCGCTCATCGACTACATGCTGCACCGCATGTGCGGCGTGCTGGAACGCCTGGTGGTCAAGAAGGATAATATCGAGCGCAACCTGTTTGGATCCTTCGGTCTTTTCTACTCCCAGCGGGTGCTGGGCAAGCTCATCGATTCCGGCCTGCGCCGCCAGACCGCCTATGAAATGGTCCAGAAAGTGGCCATGCAATGCTGGGAAAACAAGATCCAGTTCGAGACCCAGATTCGAAAGGATGCTGAAATCAATGAGCATCTGATGGCTAATGATCTTGACGAGGCCTTTGACCCCAATTATTACAAACGGTATGAAGATGCGATATTCGAACGCGTTTTCGGCAAGAGCAAGTAA